The Ruficoccus amylovorans genome has a segment encoding these proteins:
- a CDS encoding NfeD family protein, which translates to MSLIPSLIVIALVLLFLEIFLPGGVLAVIAVGCLLAASYLTYSQYGPLPGLGVFAGSLLLCLVFFYFELKLIKSRRIGKFLRSEGSIQSSSNTPAGDDSLVGQRGSALTTMAPSGRVRIADRNYEAATQGGYVAKGTPVEVVRVESFKLIIKPLS; encoded by the coding sequence ATGAGCCTGATTCCTTCCCTCATCGTCATCGCGCTGGTATTGCTCTTTCTGGAGATATTCCTGCCGGGCGGGGTGCTCGCGGTCATCGCCGTGGGCTGCCTGCTGGCGGCGTCCTACCTGACTTACAGCCAGTACGGCCCGTTGCCGGGGCTGGGGGTCTTCGCCGGGTCGCTGTTACTATGCCTGGTTTTCTTTTACTTCGAGCTGAAACTGATCAAGAGCCGCCGCATCGGGAAGTTCCTGCGCTCGGAAGGCTCCATCCAGAGTTCCTCCAACACACCCGCCGGGGACGACTCCCTCGTCGGGCAGAGGGGGAGCGCCTTGACAACCATGGCGCCCTCGGGCAGAGTCCGTATCGCAGACCGTAATTACGAAGCCGCCACCCAGGGCGGTTACGTGGCCAAGGGAACGCCGGTCGAAGTCGTCCGGGTCGAAAGCTTTAAACTCATCATCAAACCATTGTCATGA
- the hprK gene encoding HPr(Ser) kinase/phosphatase: MPPQPNAKIIESISVRDFFDSFAEKLELELVTGEEGMKRFIREKSINRPALALTGYFKHFANRRLQLFGAGEMAYLRDLNEEQQLRIVREIIARHIPCIIVSRNLVPIKAMYTAAEESRTPMFRTPMKSKDFIAETTILLEDKFAPRTSIYGTLLDIKGIGTLIRGKSGVGKSECALALIERGHSLVADDVTYIKKVGDREIVGTSAELNRGYMECRGIGIISVSDLFGIRCVRLEKRIDLVITFTEWQPGIDEERTGLELAYYEILGMKVPHIMIPVRPGRDMARLVEVGALVQALRLMGHDSANEFNERLIAAMTSGS, translated from the coding sequence ATGCCCCCTCAACCCAACGCCAAGATCATCGAAAGCATTTCTGTCCGCGACTTTTTCGACTCGTTCGCGGAAAAGCTCGAGCTGGAACTGGTCACCGGGGAGGAGGGGATGAAGCGCTTCATCCGCGAAAAGAGCATCAACCGGCCCGCCCTCGCGCTGACCGGCTATTTCAAGCACTTTGCCAACCGGCGGCTCCAGCTCTTCGGGGCCGGGGAGATGGCCTACCTGCGCGATCTCAACGAGGAACAGCAGTTGCGCATCGTGCGCGAAATCATCGCCCGGCATATCCCCTGCATTATCGTCTCGCGCAACCTCGTGCCGATCAAGGCCATGTACACCGCCGCCGAGGAGTCGCGCACCCCGATGTTCCGCACCCCGATGAAATCGAAGGACTTCATCGCCGAAACCACCATCCTGCTGGAGGACAAGTTCGCCCCCCGCACCAGCATTTACGGGACCTTGCTCGACATCAAGGGCATCGGCACCCTCATCCGGGGCAAAAGCGGCGTAGGCAAAAGCGAATGCGCTCTCGCCCTGATCGAGCGCGGGCACAGCCTCGTGGCCGACGACGTGACTTATATCAAGAAGGTCGGTGACCGCGAGATCGTCGGCACCAGCGCCGAACTCAACCGCGGCTATATGGAGTGCCGGGGCATTGGTATCATCAGCGTGAGCGATCTTTTCGGCATCCGCTGCGTGCGGTTGGAGAAGCGGATCGACCTCGTGATCACCTTTACCGAGTGGCAGCCGGGCATCGACGAGGAGCGAACCGGCCTGGAGCTCGCTTATTATGAGATTCTCGGGATGAAGGTGCCCCACATCATGATTCCCGTGCGGCCTGGGCGGGATATGGCCCGTCTGGTCGAGGTGGGCGCTCTCGTGCAGGCCCTCCGTCTGATGGGACATGACTCGGCCAACGAGTTCAATGAGCGTCTCATCGCCGCGATGACCTCCGGTTCGTGA
- a CDS encoding iron-sulfur cluster assembly protein, giving the protein MLDETIYLERDCPATLIPAGDVITLAKESPVSVNQALGGSVTVTTPQGMFRIERQHWSALGQEAADALEAEFQAQESAKPNLDGPFSEDQVWYVLKSCYDPEIPVNIVDLGLIYSLETRPAEGGKHEVDVRMTLTAQGCGMGPTIAADAKERIEALPGVDFANVQIVWDPPWNPRMISDEGKKKLGLV; this is encoded by the coding sequence ATGCTTGATGAGACCATTTACCTGGAACGGGATTGCCCCGCGACCCTCATTCCCGCCGGTGACGTGATCACGCTGGCCAAAGAAAGCCCCGTCTCGGTCAATCAGGCGCTGGGAGGAAGCGTCACAGTAACGACCCCGCAGGGAATGTTCCGCATTGAGCGCCAGCACTGGAGTGCCCTCGGGCAGGAAGCCGCCGACGCGCTCGAAGCCGAGTTCCAGGCGCAGGAAAGCGCCAAACCGAACCTGGACGGCCCCTTCAGCGAAGACCAGGTCTGGTACGTGCTCAAGTCCTGCTACGACCCGGAAATCCCCGTCAACATCGTCGATCTGGGCCTGATCTACAGCCTGGAGACCCGCCCCGCCGAGGGCGGCAAGCACGAAGTCGATGTCCGCATGACGCTGACCGCGCAGGGCTGCGGTATGGGCCCGACCATCGCCGCCGACGCCAAGGAGCGCATCGAGGCGCTGCCGGGGGTGGACTTCGCCAACGTCCAGATCGTCTGGGACCCGCCGTGGAACCCGCGCATGATCTCGGACGAGGGCAAAAAGAAGCTCGGCCTGGTTTGA
- the dnaA gene encoding chromosomal replication initiator protein DnaA: MSQQSHQTTLWDTIKGDLQSLFPHDVYRTWFEPVQCVDESDDFVTLEVPNDFSAFWIQDNYQDIITKRLCENTGHAMGIRYRVSEGEAEADTSKDDGSLPGRAVGPVAQPRTPRVNEPRERTARKGGFSSRIILNPRNTFENFVVGAGNQLAHAACMAVANAPARAYNPLFLYGDTGLGKTHLMHSVAQHALRTNPDAEIAYISTESFTNEFIEAIQTNTVTKFRQRYRQVDMLLIDDIHFLSGKERIQEEFFHTFNELFERQKQIFLSSDRPASEIAKLESRLVSRFQWGLVADIQPPDFETRVAILGKKAKSMNLELPEPILQFLAERVSRNVRRMEGALTRVAGFAALMKSSIDIPTVERLLHDILQEEAQNKVTIEKIQQKVADYYKLRLTDMVSKRRPANIAFPRQIAMYLSRMLTSHSLQEIGDAFGGRDHGTVIHACKTVENIMEQDDSVSRAVDYLQKQLAAHRF, from the coding sequence ATGAGTCAACAGAGCCATCAAACGACTTTATGGGACACGATCAAGGGCGACTTACAGAGCCTTTTTCCCCATGATGTCTACCGCACCTGGTTCGAGCCGGTCCAGTGTGTCGATGAAAGCGATGATTTTGTAACCTTGGAAGTGCCGAACGACTTTTCGGCGTTTTGGATCCAGGACAACTATCAGGATATTATCACCAAGCGCCTGTGTGAAAACACCGGGCATGCCATGGGCATCCGCTATCGGGTGTCCGAGGGCGAGGCCGAGGCTGATACCTCGAAGGACGATGGCTCGCTGCCGGGGCGCGCCGTCGGCCCCGTCGCCCAACCGCGCACCCCGCGGGTGAATGAGCCGCGTGAGCGTACCGCCAGAAAGGGCGGCTTCTCCTCGCGCATCATCCTGAACCCGCGCAATACCTTCGAGAACTTCGTCGTCGGTGCCGGCAACCAGCTTGCCCACGCCGCCTGCATGGCCGTGGCCAACGCCCCCGCCCGCGCCTACAACCCGCTTTTCCTCTACGGAGACACCGGCCTGGGCAAGACGCACCTCATGCACTCGGTGGCCCAGCACGCCCTGCGGACCAACCCAGACGCCGAGATCGCCTATATTTCCACCGAGAGCTTTACCAACGAGTTCATCGAGGCGATCCAGACCAACACCGTGACCAAGTTCCGCCAGCGCTACCGCCAGGTGGACATGCTCCTGATCGACGACATCCACTTCCTCTCCGGCAAGGAGCGCATCCAGGAAGAATTTTTCCACACCTTCAACGAGCTCTTCGAGCGCCAGAAACAGATTTTCCTCTCCAGCGACCGCCCCGCCAGCGAGATCGCCAAGCTCGAAAGCCGCCTTGTCTCCCGCTTCCAGTGGGGTCTGGTGGCCGACATCCAGCCGCCGGACTTCGAGACCCGCGTCGCCATCCTTGGGAAAAAGGCCAAGTCCATGAACCTGGAACTGCCCGAGCCCATCCTCCAGTTCCTGGCCGAGCGCGTCTCGCGCAACGTCCGCCGGATGGAAGGGGCCCTCACCCGCGTGGCCGGTTTCGCCGCCCTCATGAAAAGCTCGATCGACATCCCGACGGTTGAGCGCCTGCTCCACGACATCCTGCAGGAGGAGGCCCAGAACAAGGTGACGATTGAAAAAATCCAGCAGAAGGTGGCTGACTACTACAAGCTGCGCCTGACCGACATGGTCAGTAAGCGCCGCCCGGCCAATATCGCCTTCCCGCGCCAGATCGCCATGTACCTCAGCCGCATGCTCACCAGCCACTCCCTGCAGGAGATTGGTGACGCCTTCGGCGGACGCGACCACGGCACGGTCATCCACGCCTGCAAGACGGTCGAGAACATCATGGAGCAGGACGATTCCGTCTCGCGAGCCGTTGATTACCTGCAAAAGCAGCTCGCCGCCCACCGCTTCTAG
- the lptB gene encoding LPS export ABC transporter ATP-binding protein produces the protein MSAENETVVMPALEGESAHGSIHTKGLVKTYGKRTVVKGVDVRVDAGEIVGLLGPNGAGKTTTFYMVVGLVEATGGQVFLDQHDITAKPMYRRARMGIGYLPQEPSVFRKLSVYQNILAVVETLPVPRRERRDFVMAHLEELGLDKLEKQKAYTLSGGERRRLEITRALVARPRFMLLDEPFSGVDPISVAEVQDIIRGLKSKNIGVLITDHNVRETLSIVDRAYLIHQGEVLCEGSSDFLVNDPKSREFYLGANFNL, from the coding sequence ATGTCCGCCGAGAACGAGACCGTCGTCATGCCCGCCCTGGAGGGGGAGTCGGCCCACGGCTCCATCCATACCAAGGGCTTGGTCAAGACCTACGGCAAGCGCACCGTGGTCAAGGGCGTGGACGTTCGCGTGGATGCGGGCGAGATCGTCGGCCTGCTCGGCCCTAACGGCGCGGGCAAGACCACTACCTTTTACATGGTGGTGGGGCTGGTTGAGGCCACCGGCGGACAGGTCTTTCTGGACCAGCACGACATCACCGCCAAGCCCATGTACCGCCGCGCCCGCATGGGCATCGGCTACCTGCCGCAGGAGCCGTCGGTTTTTCGTAAGCTGAGCGTTTACCAGAATATCCTCGCCGTGGTGGAGACGCTGCCCGTTCCCCGCCGGGAGCGGCGCGACTTCGTCATGGCTCACCTGGAAGAGCTTGGCCTGGACAAGCTGGAAAAGCAGAAAGCCTACACGCTTTCCGGTGGGGAGCGCCGCCGCCTGGAAATTACCCGGGCGCTGGTCGCCCGTCCGCGTTTCATGCTGTTGGACGAGCCCTTCAGCGGGGTGGACCCGATCAGCGTGGCCGAGGTGCAGGACATTATCCGCGGCCTCAAGAGCAAGAACATCGGCGTCCTCATCACCGACCACAATGTGCGCGAAACCCTCAGCATCGTGGACCGTGCCTATCTCATCCACCAGGGTGAGGTGCTCTGCGAGGGCAGCAGCGACTTTCTTGTCAACGACCCCAAAAGCCGGGAGTTCTACCTCGGCGCGAACTTCAACCTCTGA
- a CDS encoding pirin family protein: MSTTASSLRIRRAADRGHADHGWLDTWHSFSFANYHDPAHMGYRALRVINDDRIAPGRGFGMHPHRDMEIFSYVLDGHLQHEDSMGNGRVLGRGQVQLMSAGRGVQHSEFNPSAEESARLLQIWIHPREHGLTPGYTEWQPSPAQADAPKVLIISPDGREDSATIHQEVDIYRLRLAPGQSATHELAPGRGVWLQIAEGALTLNGETLREGDGASLETPGTLTLTAESAAEALLMDFA, translated from the coding sequence ATGAGTACGACTGCTTCCTCCCTGCGCATTCGCCGGGCCGCTGACCGCGGCCATGCCGACCACGGTTGGCTGGACACGTGGCACAGCTTTTCCTTTGCCAACTATCACGACCCGGCGCACATGGGTTATCGGGCACTGCGTGTCATCAACGACGACCGGATCGCGCCGGGCCGGGGCTTTGGGATGCATCCGCACCGGGACATGGAGATCTTCAGCTACGTGCTCGACGGGCACCTCCAGCACGAGGACAGCATGGGCAATGGCCGGGTACTCGGGCGCGGGCAGGTGCAGCTCATGAGCGCGGGGCGCGGCGTGCAGCACAGCGAGTTCAACCCGAGCGCGGAGGAATCCGCCCGCCTGCTGCAAATCTGGATACATCCGCGTGAGCACGGCCTGACCCCCGGCTATACCGAATGGCAGCCCAGTCCTGCCCAAGCCGACGCGCCCAAGGTGCTCATCATCTCGCCCGACGGGCGCGAAGACTCGGCCACGATCCATCAGGAGGTGGACATCTACCGCCTGCGGCTCGCGCCGGGGCAGAGTGCCACGCACGAGCTGGCTCCGGGGCGCGGGGTCTGGCTGCAGATCGCCGAAGGAGCGCTCACTCTGAACGGCGAGACGCTGCGCGAAGGCGATGGGGCCAGTCTGGAAACGCCGGGCACACTCACCTTGACGGCGGAGTCGGCCGCCGAGGCTCTGCTGATGGACTTCGCGTGA
- a CDS encoding tRNA-dihydrouridine synthase family protein, whose translation MIPGQPPSALAPMQDVTTLPFMRVVTELGPPDYFFTEYFRVYAHSRLIPYILSSITENPSGRPVFAQLIGEDLEALARTARELQAYAVAGVDLNLGCPAPKVYKKNVGGGLLRDPEHVNRVLGTLREACPGRFTVKMRIGFDSTEHYETLLGLVNKHGIDLLSVHGRTVKEMYRGGVHYDFIRQAVQTVRCPVLANGNITSVPKARAVLAVTGAAGVMVGRSAIRNPWIFRQLREAAAGEKYFRPTLADVRDYIDRLWQATLRPGSPPKRHIAYLKKFLNFVGQSVDPESSFLKAMRRAQTPDELFAICDEHLLADGAAERAYAEEPYSGVIARPNHEGDPCEPEQGCSL comes from the coding sequence ATGATCCCCGGCCAGCCGCCTTCAGCGTTGGCCCCGATGCAGGATGTGACGACCCTGCCGTTCATGCGGGTGGTGACGGAACTCGGGCCGCCGGATTACTTTTTTACGGAGTACTTCCGCGTGTACGCGCATTCGCGGCTCATCCCGTATATTCTCTCCTCGATCACCGAAAACCCGTCTGGGCGCCCGGTTTTCGCGCAATTGATCGGTGAGGATCTGGAGGCGCTGGCCCGGACCGCGCGCGAACTCCAGGCTTACGCTGTCGCCGGGGTGGACCTCAACCTCGGCTGCCCCGCGCCCAAGGTTTACAAGAAGAACGTAGGCGGCGGGCTTCTGCGCGACCCCGAGCACGTGAACCGCGTCTTGGGTACGTTGCGCGAGGCTTGTCCGGGGCGTTTCACGGTGAAAATGCGGATCGGCTTCGACTCGACCGAGCACTACGAGACTCTTCTGGGCCTGGTCAACAAGCACGGGATCGACCTGCTCAGCGTGCACGGGCGCACGGTCAAGGAAATGTACCGCGGGGGTGTTCACTACGACTTTATCCGGCAGGCGGTGCAGACGGTGCGCTGTCCCGTCCTGGCCAACGGCAACATCACCTCCGTCCCAAAAGCCCGGGCCGTGCTCGCAGTGACGGGTGCCGCCGGGGTGATGGTGGGCCGCTCCGCCATTCGCAACCCGTGGATTTTCCGCCAACTGCGCGAAGCCGCCGCCGGGGAGAAGTACTTCCGGCCCACGCTGGCCGATGTGCGCGACTACATTGACCGGCTTTGGCAGGCCACCCTGCGCCCCGGCAGCCCGCCCAAGCGGCATATCGCGTATTTAAAGAAGTTTCTCAATTTCGTCGGGCAGAGCGTGGACCCCGAGAGCAGCTTTCTCAAGGCCATGCGCCGGGCGCAGACACCCGACGAGCTGTTCGCCATCTGCGACGAGCACCTGCTGGCCGACGGCGCGGCGGAACGCGCCTACGCCGAAGAACCCTACTCAGGCGTCATCGCCCGCCCCAACCACGAGGGCGACCCCTGTGAACCCGAACAAGGCTGCTCGCTCTAG
- a CDS encoding LptA/OstA family protein — translation MTHRFIRHCLFVLGASLVLSAPLSAQNTEAQDTVVTSVRLEMVGEDDQNVFHFYEDVVVTGTNLKATCDEMTVIANRLTDSTGAVGELGTITHITLVGNVVIEQSGRRAESGRAELYPREGKVVLTENPVVYDSEGTVKGERIELYKNEKKARVFGSESGEPGKRPTVILPNIGDMGYQEGSK, via the coding sequence ATGACACACCGCTTTATCCGCCACTGCCTTTTCGTGCTGGGAGCCTCGCTGGTGCTCTCCGCGCCATTGTCTGCCCAGAACACGGAAGCCCAGGATACCGTCGTCACCAGCGTCCGCCTCGAAATGGTCGGCGAGGACGACCAGAACGTCTTCCACTTTTATGAGGATGTCGTCGTGACCGGCACCAACCTCAAGGCCACCTGCGACGAGATGACCGTCATTGCCAACCGCCTGACCGACAGTACCGGCGCGGTGGGCGAGTTGGGGACCATCACCCACATTACGCTTGTCGGTAACGTCGTCATCGAGCAGAGCGGCCGCCGCGCCGAGTCCGGCCGGGCCGAGCTCTACCCGCGCGAGGGCAAGGTTGTGCTGACCGAGAACCCGGTCGTTTACGACTCCGAGGGCACCGTCAAGGGTGAGCGCATCGAGCTTTACAAGAACGAGAAAAAGGCGCGCGTCTTCGGCTCCGAGAGTGGCGAACCCGGCAAACGGCCCACTGTCATCCTCCCGAACATCGGGGACATGGGCTACCAGGAGGGTTCCAAGTAA
- a CDS encoding DUF975 family protein produces the protein MWYYAIYNRQHGPVSPSEIERLIEQGIVTADTLVWRAGMNEWQPASRTPLAEKFPAAQTLGDLPPIVDTPSARPGYGQGIPQDRGLPPPTSFEVPAGANARALMSLASDMMSGRWSTGIGFCLIYGLVYIGIQIIPYIGGLINSVLFGVLEVGAMRFWLTYTRGGEPKTDQLFSAFPIFLKTFLTYLLYSAILVVAILVAAIPGGILLGIAAATGTDFDSPDLSPLLITGFVVMGVAVAFAGGILALMLSQVFYILADNAETGVFESLQRSRSLMVGNKWRLFRLWVLFGLLSIGCIFTLGIGFIWLVPYSRCTMTCFYESLLSQERNNA, from the coding sequence ATGTGGTACTACGCCATCTACAACCGCCAGCACGGCCCGGTTTCGCCGTCCGAAATCGAACGCCTGATCGAGCAGGGCATCGTCACCGCCGACACCCTCGTGTGGCGGGCCGGGATGAACGAATGGCAACCCGCCTCCCGGACCCCCCTGGCCGAGAAGTTTCCCGCCGCTCAAACCCTCGGCGACCTTCCGCCCATCGTGGATACCCCGTCGGCCCGCCCCGGCTACGGCCAAGGCATCCCGCAGGACCGGGGACTGCCGCCGCCGACCAGCTTTGAGGTTCCCGCCGGGGCCAACGCCCGCGCCCTTATGTCTCTGGCCAGCGACATGATGAGTGGCCGCTGGAGCACCGGGATTGGCTTTTGCCTGATCTACGGGCTGGTTTATATCGGCATCCAGATCATTCCCTACATCGGGGGCCTGATCAACTCTGTCCTCTTCGGTGTGCTGGAGGTCGGAGCCATGCGCTTCTGGCTGACGTACACGCGCGGCGGCGAGCCCAAGACCGACCAGCTTTTTTCCGCCTTCCCCATTTTCCTGAAAACCTTTCTCACCTACCTGCTTTACAGCGCGATCCTCGTCGTCGCCATCCTGGTGGCCGCCATCCCCGGAGGCATTCTCCTCGGGATCGCCGCCGCCACGGGCACAGACTTCGATAGCCCGGATTTGTCCCCGCTGCTCATCACCGGTTTCGTTGTCATGGGCGTGGCCGTGGCGTTTGCCGGGGGCATCCTTGCCCTGATGCTCTCGCAGGTCTTCTACATCCTCGCCGACAATGCTGAGACGGGTGTCTTCGAGAGCCTCCAGCGCAGCCGCTCACTCATGGTGGGCAACAAATGGCGACTGTTCCGGCTCTGGGTGCTTTTCGGGCTGTTGAGCATCGGCTGCATCTTCACGCTGGGTATCGGCTTTATCTGGCTGGTGCCGTACAGCCGCTGCACCATGACCTGTTTTTACGAGTCACTCCTCAGTCAGGAGCGAAACAACGCCTGA
- the floA gene encoding flotillin-like protein FloA (flotillin-like protein involved in membrane lipid rafts), producing MIIPALAVSIWLIVYAILGLFVLAILFVFLSFLQVWLKAASSDAPVSMFTLFAMRFLRRLPYSLIVDARIMSRKAGIDISINQIETQYMAGGEIIQTVQALINAKKAGIILEWDKACAIDLATKGTSKSVMEAVHTSINPKVIDCPASSSGRTTIDGVAKDGIQVKARARVTVRSNLDHYVGNALEETIIARVGEGIVTTIGSAESYKFVLENPDRISKNVLERGLDVGTAFEILSIDIADVDVGENIGAKLQEAQAIANKNMAQAQAEIRRAAAVALEQEMKARVQEMQAKVIEAEAEVPLALAESLRSGKMGFMDYYRLQNIQSDTAMRESISKPEEQGHQES from the coding sequence ATGATTATCCCCGCACTCGCCGTCAGCATCTGGCTTATCGTTTACGCCATCCTCGGGCTTTTTGTCCTCGCGATCCTGTTCGTCTTTTTGTCCTTCCTTCAGGTCTGGCTCAAGGCCGCCTCCTCGGACGCGCCGGTGAGCATGTTTACCCTTTTCGCGATGCGCTTCCTGCGCCGTCTGCCCTACTCGCTGATCGTGGACGCGCGCATCATGTCGCGCAAGGCGGGCATCGACATCAGCATCAACCAGATCGAAACCCAGTACATGGCCGGGGGCGAGATCATCCAAACCGTCCAGGCGCTCATTAACGCCAAAAAGGCCGGCATCATCCTGGAATGGGACAAGGCATGCGCCATCGACCTGGCCACCAAGGGCACCAGCAAGTCCGTCATGGAGGCCGTCCACACCTCGATCAACCCGAAGGTCATTGACTGCCCGGCTTCCTCCAGCGGCCGTACCACGATTGACGGCGTGGCCAAGGACGGCATTCAGGTAAAGGCCCGCGCCCGCGTGACCGTGCGTTCGAACCTCGACCATTACGTGGGCAACGCCTTGGAGGAAACCATCATCGCCCGTGTCGGCGAAGGCATTGTCACCACCATCGGCTCGGCCGAAAGCTATAAGTTCGTGCTGGAAAACCCGGACCGCATTTCTAAAAACGTACTCGAACGCGGCCTCGACGTGGGCACGGCCTTTGAAATCCTTTCCATCGACATCGCCGATGTGGATGTGGGTGAAAACATCGGGGCCAAGCTCCAGGAAGCCCAGGCCATCGCCAACAAGAACATGGCCCAGGCACAGGCCGAAATCCGCCGTGCCGCCGCCGTCGCCCTGGAACAGGAGATGAAGGCCCGCGTGCAGGAAATGCAGGCCAAGGTCATCGAAGCCGAGGCAGAGGTTCCCCTCGCCCTGGCCGAGTCCCTGCGCTCCGGCAAGATGGGCTTCATGGACTACTACCGCCTCCAGAATATCCAGTCCGACACCGCCATGCGCGAATCCATCTCCAAGCCCGAAGAACAGGGCCACCAGGAAAGCTAG
- a CDS encoding NfeD family protein — protein sequence MFKPASLLSALFILFGLCGFALAPADGGSENMASEADQTQTVPADSSPNTAPGETTPDAAADDDNSTAPGPVAPVIAIQPGVRSVYVVPIEGEIGGPQLYILRRALKDAIANGVDTVVLQMDTPGGRLDTTLEMMEALDNFEGETITYVDDDAISAGSYIAVATDSIYFAPKGKMGAAEAVTGQGGDIDESMQRKINSYLRAVVRVLSETHRYRADVQRAMMDPEFELEIDGHVIKPTGELLTITATEAARQYGDPPQPLLAAGIVESVDQLLSQRYGEGNYEIREFHLTWSEEFAKWFARIAPILVSVGILLIIVEVKTPHFGLIGGLGIALVVVAFLSNTFAGLAGNEPILLFFLGLLLIAVELLFFPGVLVMLILGLLSIVAAVLWSMADVWPTPEGGFTISTEAIETAVKNSLLALIVAGGGFVLLLKFLPNSPLFRRFISQGEVGGPSEINAGGGSTSAGQTGLPDLGARGTVVRDLHPLGMVEIDGQQFQARCSNGEIRRGQPVVVVQRGSFALVVEPCDP from the coding sequence ATGTTTAAACCGGCCTCACTCCTCTCTGCCCTCTTTATCCTCTTCGGCCTGTGCGGTTTCGCGCTGGCCCCGGCCGACGGCGGCTCCGAAAACATGGCCTCGGAGGCCGACCAGACCCAGACTGTCCCCGCCGACTCCAGCCCGAACACCGCCCCGGGCGAAACCACCCCGGACGCCGCTGCCGATGACGACAACTCGACGGCCCCAGGCCCGGTTGCGCCCGTCATCGCGATCCAGCCCGGCGTACGCAGCGTCTATGTCGTGCCCATCGAAGGCGAGATCGGTGGCCCCCAGCTTTATATCCTGCGCCGGGCGCTCAAGGACGCCATCGCCAACGGTGTGGACACGGTGGTACTTCAGATGGATACGCCGGGCGGGCGGCTCGACACCACTCTGGAGATGATGGAGGCGCTGGATAACTTCGAAGGCGAAACCATCACCTACGTGGACGATGACGCCATTTCCGCCGGTTCCTACATCGCTGTGGCCACGGACTCGATTTACTTCGCCCCCAAGGGCAAGATGGGCGCGGCCGAGGCCGTCACCGGCCAGGGTGGCGACATCGACGAGAGCATGCAGCGCAAGATCAACAGCTACCTGCGGGCCGTCGTGCGGGTGCTCTCCGAGACGCACCGCTACCGCGCCGACGTGCAACGGGCCATGATGGACCCGGAGTTTGAGCTGGAAATCGACGGCCATGTAATCAAGCCCACCGGGGAGTTGTTGACCATAACCGCCACCGAAGCGGCCCGGCAGTACGGCGATCCGCCCCAGCCGCTGCTGGCGGCGGGCATCGTTGAATCCGTGGACCAGCTCCTGAGCCAACGCTACGGCGAAGGCAATTACGAGATCCGCGAGTTTCACCTCACCTGGTCGGAGGAGTTCGCCAAGTGGTTCGCCCGCATCGCTCCGATACTGGTTTCCGTCGGCATCCTGCTCATCATCGTCGAGGTCAAGACCCCGCACTTCGGGCTGATCGGCGGGCTCGGCATCGCGCTGGTCGTGGTCGCGTTCCTGAGCAACACCTTCGCCGGGCTGGCAGGCAATGAACCGATCCTGCTCTTTTTCCTCGGCCTGCTCCTCATCGCCGTCGAGCTGCTCTTTTTCCCCGGCGTGCTCGTCATGCTCATCCTCGGGCTGCTGAGCATCGTCGCCGCCGTACTGTGGTCGATGGCTGATGTCTGGCCCACCCCCGAGGGTGGGTTCACCATCAGTACCGAGGCGATTGAAACCGCCGTCAAGAACAGCTTGCTCGCCCTCATCGTGGCAGGTGGCGGTTTTGTACTACTGCTGAAATTCCTGCCCAACTCACCGCTGTTTCGCCGCTTCATCTCACAGGGTGAGGTCGGCGGCCCCTCCGAAATCAACGCCGGAGGCGGTAGCACCTCTGCCGGCCAGACCGGCCTGCCCGACCTGGGCGCGCGCGGCACCGTGGTGCGCGACCTGCACCCGCTGGGCATGGTCGAGATCGACGGCCAGCAATTCCAGGCCCGCTGCTCCAACGGCGAAATCCGCCGCGGCCAGCCGGTCGTCGTGGTCCAGCGCGGCAGCTTCGCGCTGGTGGTAGAACCTTGTGATCCGTAG